In Armatimonas rosea, a single genomic region encodes these proteins:
- the carA gene encoding glutamine-hydrolyzing carbamoyl-phosphate synthase small subunit: MKAILALSDGTVFEGESFGATGRASGEVVFNTGMTGYQEVLTDPSYAGQLVTLTYPLIGNYGITPEDFESRKVQVAGFVVRELADTYSNWRATESLDSYLKRAGVLGITGIDTRTLTRRIRHEGVMMGALSTEETGEELLARLQSATDKYDAIDWVKTVTTPEPYVWGPDESEAKFRVSVLDCGIKFNILRELAKLGIRTQVFPATATADQMLASNPDGIFLSPGPGDPALLGYAVETVQKLVATEKPVMGICLGNQLLGCAFGGSTFKLPFGHRGANHPVKDLPTGRVVITSQNHGYALDPNTLPADQLEVSQINLNDGTVEGLTHKSLPVFSIQYHPEASPGPMDSRFYFERFLKLMEARA, encoded by the coding sequence GTGAAAGCAATTCTAGCACTGTCGGATGGGACGGTTTTTGAGGGCGAGTCGTTTGGGGCGACCGGACGCGCGAGCGGCGAGGTGGTCTTCAACACCGGGATGACCGGCTACCAGGAGGTCCTCACCGACCCCAGCTACGCCGGGCAGCTCGTCACCCTGACCTACCCGCTGATCGGCAACTACGGCATCACCCCCGAGGACTTTGAGAGCCGAAAGGTCCAAGTCGCAGGCTTTGTGGTGCGGGAGCTGGCCGATACCTACTCCAACTGGCGCGCCACCGAGTCGCTAGATAGCTACCTGAAGCGGGCGGGCGTGCTCGGGATTACGGGAATCGACACCCGCACCCTCACCCGGCGCATCCGCCACGAGGGGGTGATGATGGGCGCGCTCAGCACGGAAGAGACCGGTGAGGAGCTTCTGGCACGCCTACAGTCCGCGACAGATAAATACGATGCGATCGACTGGGTCAAGACCGTCACGACCCCCGAGCCCTACGTCTGGGGCCCCGACGAGAGCGAGGCCAAGTTCCGAGTGAGCGTGCTGGACTGTGGCATCAAGTTCAATATCCTGCGCGAGCTGGCCAAGCTGGGGATTCGCACCCAGGTCTTTCCCGCCACCGCCACGGCGGATCAGATGCTCGCCAGCAACCCCGATGGGATCTTCCTCTCGCCTGGCCCCGGCGATCCGGCGCTGCTGGGCTACGCGGTCGAGACGGTCCAGAAACTAGTCGCCACGGAGAAGCCGGTGATGGGAATCTGCCTGGGCAACCAGCTCCTGGGCTGCGCCTTTGGCGGAAGCACCTTCAAGCTCCCCTTCGGCCACCGCGGTGCCAACCACCCGGTCAAGGACCTGCCCACAGGACGGGTCGTGATCACGTCGCAGAACCACGGCTACGCCCTCGATCCCAACACCCTCCCCGCGGACCAGCTCGAAGTCAGCCAGATCAACCTCAACGATGGAACCGTGGAGGGGCTGACCCATAAGAGCCTTCCCGTCTTCTCGATCCAGTACCACCCCGAGGCCTCCCCCGGCCCGATGGACTCCCGCTTCTACTTCGAGCGCTTCCTGAAGCTCATGGAGGCGCGCGCGTGA
- a CDS encoding GGDEF domain-containing protein yields MRRGVSEAKIHPATLIGRILLLGGIFVPVFASLMVALQNGLSLPNGLWEAQRTTPWLWLLDLLPVALAFYSRFLSLPSTSTARSFPLLLSILTLLFSIPCSAMLFARQQAQVSTKALASLRQAGHLEMLVLRTHISYSQQAYGDVRQQLAQMAELRKTIQIYSPQAVQTSERVWSTYYHDALNRSLTLSTTLSLRDAMDKLVHALENDAKRDNNEASLLLLTGVAGTFVLMGLTLQLFYLLRQQESQLTVIVQKNLKTSQQLEMANDKLEDLTTQLTTLQGQLSTTATRDSLTKLHNRRSLDEHMASEWARALRYNQPLSILILDIDYFRAYNESFGAASGDAVLETIGTLLQHTLRTADIAARHGGEEFMILMPHTHEDEAVRIAERLRAGIQAAPWKHRAVTVSIGVAEKSPSMTRVAELTTAADVALYQAKKTRDRVCSYQSLPIHERRAA; encoded by the coding sequence ATGAGACGTGGCGTATCTGAAGCAAAAATTCATCCCGCGACCTTGATCGGGCGTATTCTACTGCTCGGGGGCATCTTTGTGCCTGTTTTTGCCAGCCTAATGGTAGCGCTTCAAAACGGCCTGTCCCTGCCCAATGGCCTCTGGGAGGCGCAGCGAACCACACCGTGGCTGTGGCTTCTCGACCTGCTCCCTGTCGCCCTCGCCTTCTACAGTCGCTTTCTCTCGCTGCCATCGACCTCTACCGCGCGCAGCTTCCCCCTCCTGCTCTCGATCCTGACCCTGCTATTCTCCATTCCCTGTAGCGCCATGCTCTTTGCCCGCCAGCAAGCGCAAGTGAGTACCAAGGCCCTAGCGAGCCTGCGACAGGCCGGACACCTGGAGATGCTGGTCTTGCGCACCCACATCAGCTACTCCCAGCAGGCCTACGGCGACGTACGCCAGCAGCTGGCCCAGATGGCAGAGCTCCGCAAGACGATTCAGATCTACTCCCCTCAGGCCGTACAGACCTCCGAGCGCGTCTGGAGCACCTACTACCACGATGCCCTTAACCGCTCCCTCACGCTAAGCACGACCCTGAGCCTTCGCGATGCCATGGACAAGCTGGTGCATGCGCTGGAAAACGATGCCAAGCGCGACAACAACGAGGCCTCTCTCCTTCTGCTGACAGGAGTTGCGGGTACCTTTGTGCTGATGGGGCTAACCCTACAGCTGTTCTACCTGCTCCGCCAGCAAGAGTCCCAGCTCACGGTCATCGTTCAAAAGAACCTCAAAACCAGCCAGCAGCTTGAGATGGCCAACGATAAGCTTGAGGATCTCACCACGCAGCTCACGACCCTCCAGGGACAGCTCAGCACCACTGCCACCCGAGATTCCCTCACCAAGCTCCACAACCGGCGCTCCCTAGACGAGCACATGGCCAGCGAGTGGGCACGTGCCCTACGCTACAACCAGCCTCTCAGCATCCTGATCCTAGATATCGACTACTTCCGAGCCTACAACGAGAGCTTTGGCGCGGCATCGGGCGATGCGGTCCTGGAGACCATCGGCACCCTCCTCCAGCACACCCTCCGAACCGCCGATATCGCCGCGCGCCACGGGGGCGAGGAGTTTATGATCCTCATGCCCCACACCCACGAAGACGAGGCCGTGCGGATCGCCGAGCGGCTCCGGGCGGGCATCCAGGCCGCGCCCTGGAAGCACCGCGCCGTGACCGTCAGTATTGGTGTTGCGGAGAAGAGCCCCAGCATGACCCGTGTGGCAGAGCTCACCACTGCCGCCGATGTCGCGCTCTACCAGGCCAAGAAGACCCGTGACCGCGTCTGCAGCTACCAGTCGCTCCCCATACACGAGCGCCGCGCCGCTTAA
- a CDS encoding aspartate carbamoyltransferase catalytic subunit: MNLAGRDLLGLEGLEKEAIETILDNATTFSEVLRRDVKKVPTLRGKSVITMFFENSTRTRSSFEAAGKYMSADVINISGSASSASKGESLRDTFLTLQALTADLVIMRTPFSGACHQAAEWVDIPVVNAGDGMHEHPTQGLLDALTIRDAKGSIEGLKVAIVGDVLHSRVARSNIWGLNTLGADVHLVGPKTLLPTDADKLPVTVHTNLEEGLENADVVMVLRLQLERMAKALFPTPREYCNLFGVSKKALRAAKPDAIVMHPGPMNRGLEISGDVPDLPSAVIEKQVTNGVATRMAVLYLLLGAEG, encoded by the coding sequence ATGAACCTAGCCGGACGTGATCTACTGGGCCTGGAAGGGCTCGAAAAAGAAGCCATCGAGACGATCTTAGACAACGCGACAACCTTCTCTGAGGTCCTACGCCGCGATGTGAAGAAGGTCCCAACCCTGCGCGGCAAGTCGGTGATCACGATGTTCTTCGAGAACTCCACGCGCACCCGCTCCAGCTTCGAGGCGGCGGGCAAGTACATGAGCGCCGATGTGATCAATATCAGCGGCAGTGCATCGAGCGCCAGCAAGGGCGAGAGCCTCCGCGACACGTTCCTGACCCTCCAAGCGCTCACGGCAGACCTAGTCATCATGCGCACCCCGTTTAGCGGCGCGTGCCACCAGGCCGCCGAGTGGGTGGACATTCCCGTGGTCAACGCCGGCGATGGCATGCACGAGCACCCCACCCAGGGCCTGCTCGATGCCCTCACCATCCGCGATGCCAAGGGCAGTATCGAGGGCCTTAAAGTCGCCATTGTCGGGGATGTGCTACACTCGCGGGTCGCGCGGAGCAATATCTGGGGGCTCAACACGCTCGGTGCCGATGTCCACCTGGTCGGCCCCAAGACCCTCCTGCCCACCGATGCCGACAAGCTCCCCGTGACCGTCCACACCAACCTAGAAGAGGGCCTGGAGAACGCCGATGTCGTGATGGTGCTACGCCTCCAGCTAGAGCGCATGGCAAAAGCGCTCTTCCCGACCCCGCGTGAGTACTGCAACCTCTTTGGCGTGAGCAAGAAAGCCCTCCGCGCCGCCAAGCCCGATGCGATCGTGATGCACCCAGGCCCCATGAACCGTGGCCTTGAGATCTCCGGCGATGTCCCGGACCTACCGAGCGCGGTGATCGAGAAGCAAGTCACCAATGGAGTCGCCACCAGAATGGCCGTCCTCTATCTCCTCTTGGGAGCGGAAGGGTGA
- a CDS encoding tetratricopeptide repeat protein produces the protein MAGKATALISDTDSLPLPSDEWRWLHQADALAASGRVEEAVAQLRTLVHALPDSTRGYLRLATLLRQRRRAGEAREILETAVAHVPDCPVSREALADICVEIGRFDDVIQHGKMLLQLQPRSIHARDLLSTAYLHRGQYERALRLTDEMVRLDPFDSAHHFKRGVILQQLGLLSPSCEAFARTLELNPDDELREACQMAIDLLERYQIRQLLTLASEDVLFHLHLLREPQAQVQARGFHLSETAVAVLVAQLAHLTPDYQPGWRHYRCH, from the coding sequence TTGGCAGGCAAGGCTACAGCACTAATCTCCGATACAGACTCTCTCCCGCTCCCCTCCGATGAGTGGCGCTGGCTGCATCAAGCCGATGCGCTGGCGGCATCCGGAAGAGTGGAGGAGGCGGTCGCCCAGCTTCGCACTTTAGTGCATGCCCTCCCCGACTCCACACGCGGCTACCTCCGACTCGCAACCCTCTTACGGCAGCGACGACGTGCCGGTGAGGCGCGGGAGATCCTCGAGACCGCCGTCGCCCACGTCCCCGATTGTCCTGTCTCCCGCGAGGCACTGGCGGATATCTGTGTCGAGATTGGGCGCTTCGACGATGTGATCCAGCACGGGAAGATGCTCCTGCAGCTCCAGCCCCGCTCGATCCATGCCCGCGACCTGCTCTCCACTGCCTACCTGCACCGAGGACAGTACGAGCGCGCCCTGCGCCTCACCGATGAGATGGTCCGCCTCGATCCCTTCGATAGTGCCCATCACTTTAAGCGCGGGGTGATCCTCCAGCAGCTAGGGCTTCTTTCACCGTCGTGCGAGGCCTTTGCACGCACTCTCGAGCTCAACCCCGACGACGAGCTACGGGAGGCTTGTCAGATGGCCATTGATCTCCTGGAGCGCTACCAGATCCGTCAGCTCTTGACCTTGGCCTCCGAAGACGTGCTCTTCCACCTGCATCTCTTGCGGGAGCCACAGGCACAGGTACAGGCGCGGGGCTTCCACCTCTCCGAGACCGCCGTTGCTGTGCTGGTTGCGCAGCTGGCGCACCTAACACCAGACTATCAGCCGGGCTGGCGGCACTACCGGTGCCACTAG
- a CDS encoding GNAT family N-acetyltransferase, with amino-acid sequence MATILLRRLQPSEWQWEAQLIAYSTNAWYQASGKPAIFSGDPTHCQIFCQVYEALDPGCCIVAEDTEIGALVGSCFYHPRPSHISVGIVNTHPGYFGHGIARQMLDEVLQLAEEQGKPLRLVSSAMNLDSFSLYTRSGFVPRLLFQDMLLPDTSRLPAPDPRVRPITPADVPALVALEQELVGIDRSKDFAYFTENTLGIWSGSLWEEAGKVEGFLFAVAHPASNMLGPGVARNDTVAAALLAQERLKHPGNPVFLVPASAEGLIQTLYRWGARNCELHVAQVRGAWQEPKGIVFPSFLPESG; translated from the coding sequence ATGGCGACAATTTTACTGCGGCGTCTGCAGCCGTCGGAGTGGCAGTGGGAGGCGCAGCTGATTGCCTACTCGACCAATGCTTGGTACCAGGCCAGTGGGAAGCCCGCGATCTTCTCGGGGGATCCGACACACTGCCAGATCTTTTGTCAGGTCTATGAGGCGCTCGATCCGGGGTGCTGCATCGTGGCGGAAGACACGGAGATCGGGGCCTTGGTCGGCTCGTGCTTCTACCACCCGCGTCCGAGCCATATCTCGGTGGGGATTGTCAACACCCATCCCGGCTACTTTGGTCATGGGATCGCCCGGCAGATGCTTGATGAGGTGCTCCAGCTCGCCGAGGAGCAAGGCAAGCCGCTTCGCTTGGTATCCTCGGCGATGAACCTGGACTCCTTCTCGCTCTACACCCGCTCGGGGTTTGTCCCACGCCTGCTCTTTCAGGACATGCTCTTGCCCGATACCAGCCGTCTTCCCGCCCCCGATCCCCGCGTTCGCCCCATCACGCCCGCCGATGTGCCCGCCCTCGTGGCGCTGGAGCAAGAGCTGGTTGGGATCGACCGGAGCAAAGACTTTGCCTACTTTACCGAGAATACCCTAGGAATCTGGAGTGGCTCGCTCTGGGAAGAGGCGGGCAAGGTAGAGGGCTTTCTCTTTGCGGTGGCGCACCCGGCGAGCAACATGCTTGGCCCTGGCGTGGCGCGCAACGACACGGTCGCGGCGGCCTTGCTGGCTCAGGAGCGGCTCAAGCACCCAGGCAACCCTGTGTTTCTCGTGCCCGCAAGCGCGGAGGGGCTGATCCAGACACTCTACCGCTGGGGTGCGCGCAACTGTGAGCTCCACGTGGCTCAGGTCCGCGGTGCGTGGCAAGAGCCCAAGGGGATTGTCTTTCCGAGCTTCCTCCCTGAGTCGGGCTAG
- a CDS encoding dihydroorotase, which yields MILRNGRVIDPSSGIDGIGDLRIEDGRIAEVRLGGGIPTDGHFERDCTGKVICPGLIDIHVHLREPGQEYKEDLASGLGSAAAGGFTTVACMPNTTPVIDSAPIVRDLIARAKLEKGARIQVIGALSKGMKNTELAEMGDLKAAGAIAVSDDAYQVQDAGFMRKAMEYAAMLDLPVLAHCENTSLSDGGVMNEGYTASVLGLKGLPREAYEMDVMRNGLLAMMTGCHLHVLHVSTAREVEIIRFLKSLGAPVTAETGPHYWCLTDEACKGYNTNAKMNPPLRTQTDCEAMIVGLKDGTLDCIATDHAPHAAYEKAQEFPLAPFGIHGLETSLALGITYLVKPNHLSLAALIGQMSTAPARILGLPGGTLEPDSVADITVFDPDAEWVVEPEAFVSKGKNTPFGGWKLTGKPVMTIVGGEVVFS from the coding sequence ATGATTTTACGAAACGGACGAGTGATTGACCCCTCAAGTGGGATCGATGGAATCGGCGATCTGCGGATCGAAGACGGCAGGATCGCGGAGGTGAGGCTGGGTGGGGGAATCCCCACCGATGGTCACTTCGAGCGCGACTGCACCGGGAAAGTGATCTGCCCCGGGCTGATCGACATCCACGTGCACCTGCGCGAGCCCGGCCAGGAGTACAAAGAGGACCTCGCCTCGGGGCTGGGGAGCGCGGCGGCGGGGGGCTTTACGACGGTCGCTTGCATGCCCAACACCACCCCCGTGATCGACTCCGCTCCCATTGTCCGAGACCTGATCGCACGGGCCAAGCTGGAGAAGGGGGCGCGCATCCAGGTGATTGGGGCGCTCTCCAAGGGGATGAAGAACACCGAGCTAGCCGAGATGGGGGACCTCAAGGCCGCCGGCGCGATCGCGGTCTCCGACGATGCCTACCAAGTACAGGACGCGGGCTTTATGCGCAAGGCGATGGAGTACGCCGCGATGCTCGACCTGCCGGTGCTGGCCCACTGCGAGAACACCAGCCTCTCCGATGGCGGGGTGATGAACGAGGGCTACACGGCCAGTGTCCTGGGTCTAAAAGGGCTGCCGCGCGAGGCCTACGAGATGGACGTCATGCGCAATGGCCTGCTGGCGATGATGACCGGCTGCCACCTGCATGTCCTTCATGTCTCCACGGCGCGGGAGGTCGAGATCATCCGTTTCCTAAAGTCCCTGGGCGCGCCGGTCACCGCCGAGACCGGGCCGCACTACTGGTGCCTGACCGATGAGGCCTGCAAGGGCTACAACACCAACGCCAAGATGAACCCGCCCCTGCGCACCCAGACCGACTGTGAGGCGATGATTGTCGGGCTCAAAGATGGGACGCTGGACTGTATCGCCACGGACCACGCGCCGCACGCCGCCTACGAGAAGGCGCAGGAGTTCCCGCTCGCTCCGTTTGGAATCCATGGCCTGGAGACCAGCCTCGCACTGGGGATTACCTACCTGGTCAAGCCCAATCACCTCTCGCTGGCCGCGCTGATCGGGCAGATGAGCACCGCGCCGGCCCGGATTCTCGGGCTGCCCGGAGGGACTCTGGAGCCCGATAGTGTCGCCGATATCACGGTCTTCGACCCCGATGCGGAGTGGGTGGTGGAGCCCGAGGCATTTGTGAGCAAGGGCAAGAACACGCCCTTTGGCGGCTGGAAGCTGACGGGCAAGCCGGTGATGACAATCGTGGGGGGAGAGGTGGTCTTTTCGTGA
- a CDS encoding DMT family transporter, which translates to MSRRLAWGIVVLCIAIWGVNATALKVAMRPGSGEAFDPIFLSGLRFLFVAPLLALGLFWQDRALLRFTRRELTMYACFGLSSIVVGEIIQALAVRYTSVANLTLLSHGTIPLSTALWARGLYGEPFGKKALLGAGIALIGVALVATHAPGGLRFGGETWRGDSLALLRAALHGGFLTLLGRQLQTTPALKVTLGNVGFGALWSLPYVLWRGAHFDFGAVAPLTWLAVFWTAVPTTLFGFVAWNAAVGTVGTVAATSAMYALPFAAALGAFALIHEPITLWHVLGGGLILTGIVLTRKRANPLTPVQRGDNKELSLYPPRRAGDGG; encoded by the coding sequence ATGAGCCGACGGCTCGCGTGGGGGATTGTGGTCCTCTGCATTGCGATCTGGGGAGTCAATGCGACGGCGCTTAAGGTGGCGATGCGCCCCGGCAGTGGGGAGGCGTTCGACCCGATCTTCCTCTCGGGGCTCCGCTTTCTCTTTGTTGCGCCGCTACTTGCGCTGGGCCTGTTCTGGCAGGACCGCGCCCTGCTGCGCTTCACCCGGCGTGAGCTCACGATGTACGCCTGCTTTGGGCTCTCGTCGATTGTTGTCGGGGAGATTATCCAGGCGCTCGCCGTGCGGTATACATCGGTGGCGAACCTGACCCTGCTCTCGCACGGGACGATCCCGCTCTCCACGGCGCTCTGGGCACGCGGCCTCTACGGGGAGCCCTTTGGCAAGAAGGCCTTGCTCGGGGCGGGGATCGCGCTGATCGGAGTCGCCCTGGTCGCGACCCACGCGCCGGGCGGCCTGCGCTTTGGTGGCGAGACCTGGCGCGGCGACTCGCTGGCGCTCCTGCGCGCGGCCCTGCACGGTGGCTTCCTGACGCTCCTGGGCAGGCAGCTCCAGACCACCCCCGCGCTCAAGGTGACTCTGGGCAATGTCGGCTTTGGAGCGCTCTGGAGCCTGCCCTATGTCCTCTGGCGCGGAGCTCACTTCGACTTTGGCGCGGTCGCGCCGCTCACCTGGCTGGCTGTCTTCTGGACCGCTGTCCCTACCACGCTCTTTGGCTTTGTCGCCTGGAACGCCGCGGTGGGCACGGTCGGGACGGTCGCCGCGACCAGCGCCATGTACGCCCTGCCCTTTGCCGCCGCACTGGGCGCGTTTGCCCTGATTCATGAGCCCATCACCCTCTGGCACGTCCTAGGGGGCGGATTGATTCTCACCGGGATAGTATTGACAAGGAAACGAGCCAACCCCCTAACCCCCGTGCAACGGGGGGACAATAAGGAATTGTCCTTGTATCCCCCCCGCCGGGCGGGGGATGGGGGGTAG
- the pyrR gene encoding bifunctional pyr operon transcriptional regulator/uracil phosphoribosyltransferase PyrR produces MTETQVMDAGDVRRALTRIAHEIVERNKGAAGIALVGVVRRGEPLAARLAGLIERIEGHSVACGGLDIALYRDDYAVRRHEARASSISFDITGKTVILVDDVLFTGRSVRSAIDALMDFGRPAAVQLAVLIDRGHRELPIRADFVGKNLPTQRTERINVKLAELDGEDAVAIAKGDEK; encoded by the coding sequence ATGACAGAGACACAGGTAATGGACGCCGGAGATGTGCGACGAGCCCTCACCCGGATCGCCCATGAGATTGTCGAGCGCAATAAAGGCGCGGCAGGGATCGCGCTGGTGGGCGTGGTGCGCCGCGGAGAGCCACTCGCCGCGCGCTTGGCGGGGCTGATCGAGCGTATCGAGGGCCACTCGGTCGCCTGCGGAGGGCTGGATATCGCGCTCTACCGCGACGACTACGCGGTGCGGCGTCACGAGGCACGTGCCAGTAGCATCTCCTTTGACATCACCGGCAAGACCGTGATCCTCGTGGACGATGTCCTCTTCACGGGGCGCTCCGTGCGCTCCGCAATCGACGCTCTGATGGACTTTGGCCGTCCCGCTGCGGTCCAGCTTGCGGTTCTGATCGACCGGGGCCACCGCGAGCTGCCGATCCGCGCCGACTTTGTGGGCAAGAACCTCCCCACCCAGCGCACCGAGCGCATCAATGTCAAGCTGGCGGAGCTCGATGGCGAAGACGCCGTAGCGATCGCCAAAGGAGACGAGAAGTAA
- a CDS encoding glycosyltransferase family 39 protein — protein MRVRLGVALLVVFLLVSRLLWLEADPWPRLDWSSGIWTDEGFYTYNARNAVLFGAARLDGFNNANLMPLLDLAQRLVFGTFGVHLVAARSLSVVASLLALLFFGDALRRGFGEKTALTGLALLGTDVFFWGYSRLALMELPATLVHCAAFWCLSLGSAGGLFAAGLLAAATLAFKATYAIFLPVPLLAIGWARRKQVLPYATGALVGLALYGALWGIPHRAEIAHMTNFYRTRQSQPRSVAEAGRCVSYALFGSQRNAKRYMVHCLETQAPVVTTVGLVGLFGLGWRRRRRDLLWRVLVVWAALGIGSLALTRYIPTRYLLLFLPALVGLAAVTLGRLPALWRLWRLRPRRRLLGLGIPLFFLLDHLLASVLTPSVGAGAAEWLAAGASLALVAFVTVRCLWQSELSTRTAPVLVALALMLNVGFVLHWAATRTYTLRDTSRTLGKLLPPSAVVIGEAAPLCLENRLRGIPVFYPGLANDKSPLQTFQPQYLMVTRVAARLRYWNKNAPQVLTPANELVSFPLGVERLVLYKIPPEALP, from the coding sequence ATGAGAGTGCGCCTCGGTGTGGCTCTGCTCGTTGTCTTTCTCTTGGTCTCACGCCTGCTCTGGCTGGAGGCCGACCCCTGGCCACGCCTCGACTGGAGCTCCGGGATCTGGACCGACGAGGGCTTCTATACCTACAACGCCCGCAATGCGGTCTTGTTTGGCGCGGCGCGCTTAGACGGCTTTAACAATGCGAACCTCATGCCCTTGCTGGACCTCGCCCAGCGTTTGGTCTTCGGGACGTTTGGGGTGCACTTGGTCGCTGCGCGGAGCCTCTCGGTGGTGGCATCGCTCCTGGCGCTGTTGTTCTTCGGCGATGCGCTCCGGCGGGGCTTCGGCGAGAAAACCGCGCTCACCGGGCTGGCGCTGCTGGGCACCGATGTCTTTTTCTGGGGCTACAGCCGCCTCGCCCTGATGGAGCTTCCCGCCACTCTGGTCCACTGCGCGGCGTTCTGGTGCCTCTCCCTCGGGAGTGCGGGGGGCTTGTTTGCCGCGGGGCTCCTCGCGGCTGCAACCCTTGCCTTCAAGGCGACCTATGCGATCTTCTTGCCCGTGCCGCTCCTCGCCATTGGCTGGGCGCGCCGAAAGCAGGTGCTTCCCTATGCCACGGGAGCGCTGGTGGGGCTCGCGCTCTACGGGGCGCTCTGGGGGATTCCGCACCGTGCGGAGATCGCGCACATGACCAACTTCTACCGGACGCGCCAGTCCCAGCCGCGCTCGGTGGCCGAGGCGGGGCGCTGCGTCAGCTACGCGCTCTTTGGCTCGCAGCGCAACGCCAAGCGCTACATGGTGCACTGCCTGGAGACCCAGGCCCCTGTGGTTACGACGGTCGGGCTTGTCGGGCTCTTTGGCCTGGGCTGGCGGCGACGGCGGCGTGATCTGCTCTGGCGTGTCTTGGTGGTCTGGGCTGCCCTAGGGATCGGCTCGCTGGCACTGACCCGCTACATCCCCACCCGCTATCTCCTGCTCTTTCTCCCCGCTCTGGTGGGACTGGCTGCTGTCACCCTGGGGCGGCTGCCTGCCCTCTGGCGACTCTGGCGCCTACGCCCGCGCCGACGGCTTCTCGGGCTGGGCATCCCGCTCTTCTTCCTCCTCGACCATCTCCTTGCCTCGGTTCTGACGCCTAGCGTTGGGGCAGGTGCCGCGGAGTGGCTGGCGGCCGGTGCCTCTCTGGCACTGGTTGCCTTTGTCACCGTGCGCTGTCTCTGGCAGTCGGAGCTCAGTACGAGGACTGCCCCAGTCTTGGTAGCACTGGCCCTAATGCTCAATGTCGGCTTTGTCCTCCACTGGGCCGCAACCCGCACCTACACGCTCCGTGATACCAGCCGCACCCTCGGGAAGCTGCTCCCCCCCAGCGCCGTGGTTATCGGCGAGGCCGCGCCGCTCTGCCTGGAGAACCGCTTGCGGGGAATTCCTGTGTTCTATCCTGGTCTCGCCAACGACAAGAGCCCCCTCCAGACCTTCCAGCCGCAGTATCTCATGGTCACGCGGGTCGCGGCACGGCTACGCTACTGGAACAAGAACGCTCCTCAGGTGCTCACCCCCGCCAATGAGCTCGTCAGCTTCCCCCTAGGAGTCGAGCGCCTGGTTCTCTACAAAATCCCCCCGGAGGCGCTGCCATGA
- a CDS encoding phytanoyl-CoA dioxygenase family protein → MTDAQRVAFDEQGYLSLPGALVGAALAQVQEAAAQAEALWSADTSRLGARSAALDQVQAPIEYDDRLLELLWHPTVFPVVRALLGDDVAMIDNDLFLTPPRTPQTHAGWHHDVGMQGIYHPKSLLMVKVFYLLTDVDETRGPTMVVPGSQRWEESPQSVESAVAMTGKAGDAYLFNCRIYHCAANNDSDHWRRVLIYNYGHFWMKPWQGYEPSARLLAAAHASGDPVRKQLLGIGDAYGQRLAA, encoded by the coding sequence GTGACCGACGCGCAGCGAGTGGCCTTCGACGAGCAGGGCTATCTGTCCCTGCCCGGAGCCCTCGTGGGCGCGGCACTCGCGCAGGTCCAGGAGGCAGCCGCACAGGCGGAAGCACTCTGGAGCGCCGACACAAGCCGCCTTGGCGCACGCTCGGCGGCCTTGGACCAAGTCCAGGCCCCGATTGAGTACGACGACCGCTTGCTGGAGCTGCTCTGGCACCCCACGGTCTTCCCCGTGGTCCGTGCGCTCCTGGGCGACGATGTTGCGATGATCGACAACGATCTGTTTCTCACGCCGCCCCGCACACCCCAGACCCACGCGGGCTGGCACCACGATGTCGGGATGCAGGGCATCTACCACCCCAAGTCACTCTTGATGGTGAAGGTCTTCTACCTCTTGACCGATGTGGACGAGACCAGGGGACCCACCATGGTTGTGCCGGGCTCACAGCGCTGGGAGGAGTCGCCGCAGTCTGTGGAGAGTGCGGTCGCAATGACCGGCAAGGCGGGCGATGCCTATCTCTTTAACTGCCGCATCTACCACTGCGCCGCCAACAACGACTCCGACCACTGGCGCCGTGTTCTGATCTACAACTACGGTCACTTCTGGATGAAGCCTTGGCAGGGCTACGAGCCCAGTGCCCGCCTTCTGGCCGCCGCACACGCCTCGGGCGATCCCGTCCGCAAGCAGCTCCTGGGGATCGGGGATGCCTACGGACAGAGACTGGCGGCATGA